The Anaeromyxobacter sp. Fw109-5 genomic interval CCGCCCTCTATCTCGCCCCTGGGGTCGACGCGGAGGCGGCCGTGGAGCGGCTCCGCGCCGCGCTGCGCGAGCACGCCCTCCAGATCCGCTCGAACCGGGCGCTCCGCGCCGAGGTGCTCGCCATCTTCGAGCAGACGTTCGCCGTGACGCGGCTCCTCCAGGTGATGGGGCTCGTCATCGCGGCGGCGGGCGTGACGCTCTCGCTGCTCGTCCTCGCCCGCGAGCGGCGCGCCGAGCTCGCCCTCTACCGCGCGCTCGGCGCGACCCGCCCGCAGCTCTTCGCGGTGTTCCTCGGGCGCGGGCTCGGCATCGGCCTCGTCGGGCTCGGGCTGGGCGCCGCCGGCGGCGCCGCGCTCGCGCGCGTGCTCGTGGAGGTCGTGAACCCCGCCTTCTTCGGCTGGAGCCTCGCGCTCCATCCTCCGTGGGCCGCGCTCGCCGGGCAGGCCCTCGCGATCCTCGCCGCCGCGGCCGCCGCGAGCCTCTACCCCGCCCTGACCGCCAGCCGGACGCCGGCCGCGGAGCTCTCCCGTGACGCCCTGTAGCCCCCTCGCCGCGCTCGCGGCGGTGATGCTCGCCGCCGCCCCCGCGTGGCGCCCGGCCGACCCCGCGCACCGCTGGGAGTTCCCGCGCGATCACTGGGCGCACCCGGACCACCGGAACGAATGGTGGTACTTCACCGGGACGCTCGCCGCGGTCGACGACCCCGGCCGCCGACTCGGGTACCAGCTCACGTTCTTCCGCGTCGGCCTCACGCCCGAGCCGGGGGCGCTCGACTCCGCCTGGGCGGCGAGCCAGGCGGTGATGGGCCACGCGGCGGTGAGCGACGTCCGCGCCCGCGCGCACCACTTCAGCGAGGTGCTCTGGCGCGCGTCGCCGCTGCTCGGCGGGTTCGGCGCACCGCCCGAGCCGGTGCTCGCCTGGGCGCGAGCGCCCCCTGGCACCGCGGGGCGCTGGACGCTCCGGCTCGAGGAGGGCGCCTTCCACCTCGTCATGCGCGACGACGCGCGCGGGATCGCGCTCGACCTCGTCGCGCGCCCGGTGAAGCCCCTGATCCTCCAGGGGCCGAACGGCTACAGCCGCAAGGCGGCGCAGCCCGGCTACGCCAGCCTGTACTACTCGCTCACCCGGCTCGCGACGGAGGGGACCGTCACGATCGACGGAGAGACGCTGCGGGTCCGGGGGGAGAGCTGGATGGACAAGGAGCTCGGCTCGTCCCAGCTGGCGCCCTCTCAGGTGGGCTGGGACTGGTGGAGCCTCCGGCTCGCCGACGGTCGCGACCTCATGCTGTACGTGCTCCGCCGCGCCGACGGGAGCGCCGACTGGCGGAACGGCACGCTCGTCGGGCGCGACGGCCGCGCGCGCGTGCTCTCGCCGGAGGAGTGGGCCGTCTCGGCGCGCGGGACGTGGCGCAGCCCGCGCGGCGCGGCCTACCCGGCGGGCTGGGAGGTCGCGGTGCCGGGAGAGGGGATCCGCCTCGTCGTCACGCCCGAGGTCGCGGCGGCC includes:
- a CDS encoding lipocalin-like domain-containing protein — protein: MTPCSPLAALAAVMLAAAPAWRPADPAHRWEFPRDHWAHPDHRNEWWYFTGTLAAVDDPGRRLGYQLTFFRVGLTPEPGALDSAWAASQAVMGHAAVSDVRARAHHFSEVLWRASPLLGGFGAPPEPVLAWARAPPGTAGRWTLRLEEGAFHLVMRDDARGIALDLVARPVKPLILQGPNGYSRKAAQPGYASLYYSLTRLATEGTVTIDGETLRVRGESWMDKELGSSQLAPSQVGWDWWSLRLADGRDLMLYVLRRADGSADWRNGTLVGRDGRARVLSPEEWAVSARGTWRSPRGAAYPAGWEVAVPGEGIRLVVTPEVAAAENRSALAGGLAYWEGPVRLEDGDGRAAGEGYVELTGYGEGTRPPL